The proteins below come from a single Salvelinus fontinalis isolate EN_2023a chromosome 1, ASM2944872v1, whole genome shotgun sequence genomic window:
- the LOC129852348 gene encoding cullin-9-like isoform X1 — protein MVGERRNGNLLVQLGTKLQAYPEELIRQRRTHDGQTEYLIRWCLLAIDDGSGSGGGSNEAGGGGGSSSGVGGSSGSTSGESKTENILMWMSTEDVYANCPTLLGKRKADTQRPLQEEERPSGEFPADVTFDEVELSDMKDDVKNLVTRARKQMAKKSDFAISITHTIHVLSAYASIGSLVGVFKETGALDLLMELLCNKERQTRRSAGKMLRALASHDAGSRAYVLLSLSQQDGIEQHMDFDNRYTLLELFAETTSSEEHGISFEGIHLPQIPGKLLFSLVKRYLCVTSLMDKLNTAGVESSSERQDAAGSSGTGHQPENLRVQREFEFTMAMANLISELVRVMGWDRNRQPPQSAGLVQGSVCGEDQEDETPRRVVRSIFQPRFSASASASPAAAAASNMAAATPPKKKTGNGFKTRTDFASRSAYVEYVQENLKSGMLVRMLEDYEEVSAGDEGDFRYSNDGSPPVQVYWTSLSRTYWVHWHMVEILGTGTSGQGEKDAQEKASTLTETIKLTTVSQTLFSKPPGGLYSLPYLAEGLQSDGATLSRAEWWEVLFFIKKLEPKQQQEINNILCQSLDEQMSDVDEATLIQLSVPGEVARKLLHYLKQTLQNSCLWDLLCSHAFSKHYLRRGGGGLEDDELLPDGSLGSSGLGGGRGNSSDATAAASSSSAMGSLSKKPKKESPTDYCSDTESELPMEDESNNPEDLMEKMKVFNNPKVQGKKTALEKLGEVVDIMKKSGSDPVQQLAGIKFIIQVLEDEGPQERSTLRTDAVQTIRDKVLKLLVEILSGQPKENVVSTLRLTRALMVKYEWRVSFATEGGVKVILSCMQEYPTVPQIQQVALATLMVITGASKHDLGSMSSCYLPLPESGTPMMLGVFASIGSATAEGSKGLLAAIPAGIELMLNTPRCMLSVRNGLLVIIMLISSSKSLAEQLVACDVSAVLKKCLTASRPVNMLAIIALNHISMVHKLEKKESKDELDFKDTELKMLVVSLKEMTATKEVILTLEQLLCDDASQLEEERNQVTRSRETYQDLVRLMDQHRADRAAQLSILRILNKFLDNYLEDLLPWHESIEPCLSSMTAFINDREVVQLLIRFLYRLASVNKDYAVVMCRLGTKDALVKALDKHSINLLLVTELRDLITDCEKYASLYKKMTTSVLAGCIQMVLGQIEEHRRSHQPINIPFFDIFLRNLCQGSSVELKEDKCWEKMEVSSNHHRANKLTDKNPKTYWESNGCTGSHFINIYMHKGVVIRQLAVLVASEDSSYMPARMVVLAGDDPTNINTELNTVNVPPSANRIVLLENMTRFWSIVQIRIKRCQQGGIDTRVHGFEVLGPKPTFWPVFKEQLCCRTYLFYTTKAHTWCQEILEDKAQLLQLFNKLNSALRHEQMFADRFLPDAEAAEALGRTCWEALITPIVQSITISETQVLSPLSWLLSEYLDNAESARRCKSRAAIFNSRVRRLTHLLVHVDTSRVDTEELKPPIKCKGINRSKDLKNGKEGKNKDAAAVSSSSSSNSVKPKMKNTSSIAGIALCWQGVVQRQVKKFLDSTCSLPDFVERYRNMYLRLKNAMEELFGQQTAFVLALRHGFSAALLQLSILTAMHVSERFAQYIDLMIQESGVDSGNVETLNQLQQFLEPMLFLSGLELANTFEHFYRYYLGDRLLGQGKVWLESAVIMQIGTCFPNRFPQQMLKNLSESEELQQEFHLYRLQQLDKTLQDVDEEMMDDQPSEPEEESEVKVLILSPRCWAVSSPCYMDNHSRYFPKQLCTYLAEFTDFYSNSQCMYNLTHSKPRRLQWTWLGHAELRYGSCTLYVSTLQMYILLQFNHQADVSVEALQQATGLSPTMLAHALSPLTAGKGILTQDSPDNNLVKGVLRLNKKAQSQSLENHSYCYLLPKQTYLNVDEDAARSLERKRNFIYCLIIQIMKAEKEMHIDNLVFRVLDTCQKREATRSPGSVRFSCSTTDVLSCVMHVISKGYIRRNEDSPHIVEFLPEDPSTPQKGQAHFSFSKAELKNTPSSSNADISLEGISAAPPSAEDGVLEAVLLSMGRTMNQEEVRQLMQRTVQQVSGTLSLDLDRAEHLLVHCKWNVDVLIQRYTDDPDSLVLAAGLKGLNPQPPPSPVASCPVCLISQTGEAEPAPTLCCMHYCCRSCWQEYLTARIEQNLVMNCNCPITDCRAQPTSQFFFNILTDKDTIAKYENALLRGYVECCSNLTWCTNPLGCDQILCKENIGSMGTCSKCCWSSCFSCNFPEAHYPASCSHMSQWMDDGGYYEGMTMEAQSKHLAKLISKRCPSCQAQIEKNEGCLHMTCAKCNHGFCWRCLKPWKPTHKDYYNCSAMVSKAARQEKKFQDYNERCTFHNQAKDFAINLESKVSSINEALQMKSLTFVIDACKVLAQARKVLAYSCVYSYYNQDTEKMDVMEQQMEALELHTNALQILLEETLLQCTDLASCVRLLKPEHLNTGLELIRRIQERLVAILQHSTQDFRVGYNSKTGQEQESAQASNLSKTTDANKAAGASESGDSDNNNNNEEEGGDEAEEDDEYDDEEVLEWHEDDEDDIDEDDFFSDDDESENLERDFSPFD, from the exons GGAGCCGTGCCTATGTGCTCCTGTCCCTCAGCCAGCAGGACGGTATTGAGCAGCACATGGACTTTGACAATCGCTACACCCTCCTGGAGCTGTTTGCAGAGACCACCTCCTCTGAGGAGCATGGCATCTCTTTTGAGGGGATCCACCTCCCTCAG ATCCCAGGGAAGCTGCTGTTCTCCCTGGTGAAGCGCTACCTGTGTGTGACGTCCCTGATGGACAAGCTCAACACGGCAGGGGTGGAGTCGAGCTCTGAGCGACAAGACGCAGCAGGCTCCTCAGGGACAGGCCACCAGCCGGAGAACCTGCGTGTCCAACGAGAGTTTGAGTTCACCATGGCCATGGCTAACCTCATCTCTGAGCTGGTGCGCGTCATGGGTTGGGACCGCAACCGGCAGCCGCCACAGTCAGCCGGCCTGGTCCAGGGCAGCGTCTGCGGAGAGGACCAGGAGGACGAGACGCCCCGCCGTGTGGTGCGTTCTATTTTCCAGCCCCGCTTCTCTGCCTCTGCTTCTGCCTCTCCTGCCGCCGCTGCCGCCTCTAACATGGCAGCCGCCACACCACCCAAGAAGAAGACCGGCAACGGCTTCAAGACGCGCACAGACTTCGCAAGCCGCTCGGCTTACGTGGAATATGTGCAGGAAAACCTGAAGAGCGGCATGCTGGTCCGTATGTTGGAAGATTATGAGGAGGTCAGCGCTGGTGATGAGGGGGATTTCCGCTACAGTAATGACGGCTCGCCACCAGTGCAG GTGTACTGGACCTCCCTGTCTCGAACCTACTGGGTGCACTGGCACATGGTTGAGATCCTGGGCACTGGCACCAGTGGACAGGGTGAGAAAGACGCCCAGGAGAAGGCCTCCACCCTGACTGAGACCATCAAGCTCACGACTG TGAGTCAGACATTATTCTCCAAGCCTCCTGGTGGGCTGTACTCGTTGCCTTACCTGGCTGAGGGGCTGCAGTCTGACGGCGCCACCCTGAGCAGGGCCGAGTGGTGGGAAGTGCTCTTTTTCATCAAGAAGCTAGAACCAAAGCAACAGCAGGAGATCAACAACATCCTGTGTCAGAGCCTCGATGAACAG ATGTCAGACGTAGACGAGGCCACTCTTATCCAGCTGTCGGTGCCAGGCGAGGTGGCCCGGAAGCTGCTCCACTACCTGAAGCAGACCCTGCAGAACTCGTGTCTGTGGGACCTGCTCTGCTCCCATGCCTTCTCTAAACACTACCTGCGGCGCGGTGGGGGAGGCCTGGAAGACGATGAGCTGCTGCCCGACGGCTCCCTCGGATCCTCTGGCCTGGGTGGAGGAAGGGGCAACTCATCTGATGCTACCGCCGCTGCCTCTTCCTCCTCTGCCATGGGCTCATTGTCCAAGAAGCCCAAGAAGGAGAGTCCTACGGACTATTGCTCTGACACAGAGTCTGAATTGCCCATGGAAGATGAGTCTAACAACCCAGAAGACCTGATGGAAAAGATGAAAG TGTTTAACAACCCCAAGGTGCAGGGCAAGAAGACAGCCCTGGAGAAGCTGGGGGAGGTGGTTGACATCATGAAGAAGAGTGGCTCAGATCCAGTCCAGCAGCTGGCTGGGATCAAGTTCATCATCCAGGTCCTAGAGGATGAGGGGCCTCAGGAGAGAAGTACTCTCAGGACGGACGCTGTCCAGACCATACG GGATAAAGTCCTGAAGCTTTTGGTCGAGATACTGAGTGGGCAGCCCAAGGAGAACGTGGTCAGCACCCTGCGTCTCACCCGCGCCCTCATGGTCAAGTACGAGTGGAGGGTCTCCTTCGCCACTGAAGGTGGCGTCAAAGTTATCCTCTCCTGTATGCAGGAGTACCCCACTGTCCCACAGATCCAGCAAGTCGCTCTGGCT acTCTGATGGTTATCACAGGTGCCAGTAAGCATGACCTGGGCAGTATGAGCAGCTGTTATCTTCCTCTCCCTGAGTCTGGCACACCCATGATGCTCGGTGTCTTTGCCAGTATTGGCTCTGCCACCGCCGAGGGCTCAAAGGGACTGCTGGCTGCAATCCCCGCTGGCATTGAACTGATGCTCAACACACCTAG GTGTATGTTATCGGTGAGGAATGGTCTGTTGGTGATCATCATGCTGATATCCAGTAGTAAGAGCCTGGCGGAACAGCTGGTGGCCTGTGACGTCAGCGCTGTGCTCAAGAAGTGCCTCACAGCTTCGCGGCCAGTGAACATGCTGGCCATCATTGCCCTCAACCACATTTCCATGGTCCACAAGCTGGAGAAAAAAG AGTCAAAGGATGAGTTGGACTTCAAGGACACAGAgctgaagatgctggtggtgagcCTGAAGGAGATGACGGCAACCAAGGAGGTGATCCTGACGCTGGAGCAGCTGCTGTGCGACGACGCCTCCCAGCTAGAGGAGGAGCGCAACCAGGTGACCCGCAGCCGAGAGACCTACCAGGACCTGGTGCGCCTCATGGACCAGCACCGAGCTGACCGGGCTGCGCAGCTCTCCATCCTCAG AATATTGAACAAGTTCTTGGACAATTACCTGGAGGATCTGCTTCCATGGCATGAGAGCATAGAACCATGCTTGTCTTCTATGACCGCATTCATCAATGACCGTGAG GTTGTCCAGCTGCTCATCCGCTTCCTGTATCGCCTGGCCTCTGTGAACAAAGACTATGCTGTGGTGATGTGTCGTCTGGGCACGAAGGACGCCCTGGTCAAGGCGCTAGACAAGCACAGTATCAACCTGCTGTTGGTCACAGAGCTGCGGGACTTAATCACAGACTGTGAGAAGTATGCCAGTCTCTACAAGAAAATGACCACCAGCGTTCTGGCTGGTTGCATACAG ATGGTTTTGGGCCAAATAGAGGAGCATCGGCGAAGCCATCAACCAATTAACATCCCTTTCTTTGACATCTTTCTGCGCAATCTGTGCCAAG GATCAAGTGTGGAACTCAAGGAGGACAAGTGCTGGGAGAAAATGGAGGTTTCCTCTAATCACCATCGAGCCAACAAGCTCACTGACAAGAACCCCAAAACGTACTGGGAGTCCAATGGCTGCACAGGTTCCCATTTTATCAACATCTACATGCACAAGGGGGTGGTGATTAG GCAATTGGCAGTGCTTGTGGCCAGTGAAGACTCCAGCTATATGCCTGCCCGAATGGTAGTACTTGCAGGAGACGACCCCACAAACATCAACACAGAGCTGAACACA GTCAATGTGCCTCCTTCAGCCAATCGCATTGTGTTGCTGGAGAACATGACCCGCTTCTGGTCCATTGTGCAGATCAGGATCAAGAGGTGTCAGCAG GGTGGCATTGACACAAGGGTCCACGGCTTTGAGGTGCTGGGGCCCAAGCCCACCTTCTGGCCCGTGTTCAAGGAGCAGCTCTGCTGTCGCACCTATCTATTCTACACCACTAAGGCCCACACCTGGTGCCAGGAGATCCTGGAGGACAAGGCCCAGCTGCTGCAGCTCTTCAACAA ACTGAACAGCGCTCTGCGACATGAGCAGATGTTTGCTGACCGCTTCCTGCCTGATGCCGAGGCAGCGGAGGCTCTGGGACGTACCTGCTGGGAGGCCCTCATCACCCCCATCGTACAGAGCATCACCATCTCGG AGACCCAAgtcctcagtcctctctcctgGCTGCTCAGTGAGTACCTTGACAACGCAGAGTCAGCCAGGCGCTGCAAGAGCCGGGCCGCCATCTTCAACTCCCGCGTCCGTCGCCTCACCCACCTGCTGGTCCATGTGGATACCAGCAGAGTGGACACAGAGGAGCTCAAGCCGCCCATCAAGTGCA AAGGTATCAACCGAAGCAAAGATTTAAAGA AtggaaaagagggaaagaacaaAGATGCAGCCGctgtctcctcttcttcctcctccaacTCTGTCAAGCCGAAGATGAAGAACACCAGCAGTATTGCAGGGATAGCACTGTGTTGGCAGGGCGTTGTACAGAGACAG GTTAAGAAGTTTTTGGACTCTACGTGCAGCCTGCCAGACTTTGTGGAGCGCTACAGGAACATGTACCTCCGTCTGAAGAATGCCATGGAGGAGCTGTTTGGCCAACAGACAGCGTTTGTGCTGGCTCTCCGCCACGGCTTCTCTGCTGCTCTCCTACAGCTCTCCATCCTCACCGCCATGCAC GTGAGCGAGCGGTTTGCCCAGTACATCGACTTGATGATCCAGGAGAGTGGAGTGGACTCTGGCAACGTGGAGACTCTTAACCAGTTGCAGCAGTTCCTAGAACCCATGCTCTTCCTCTCCGGCCTGGAGCTGGCCAACACCTTTGAGCACTTTTACAG GTACTACCTGGGTGACAGGCTGCTAGGCCAGGGCAAGGTGTGGCTGGAGAGTGCTGTCATAATGCAGATAGGCACCTGCTTCCCCAACCGCTTCCCCCAGCAGATGCTGAAGAACCTTAGTGAGTCTGAGGAGCTGCAGCAGGAGTTCCACCTCTACCGCCTCCAGCAGCTGGATAAGACCCTTCAGGATGTCGACGAGGAG ATGATGGATGATCAGCCGTCGGAGCCTGAGGAGGAGAGTGAGGTGAAGGTGCTGATCCTGTCTCCTCGCTGCTGGGCTGTCTCCTCCCCCTGCTACATGGACAACCACAGCAGATACTTCCCCAAGCAGCTCTGCACCTACCTGGCAGAGTTCACGGACTTCTACTCTAACA GCCAGTGCATGTACAATCTGACCCACAGTAAGCCCCGGCGTCTACAGTGGACCTGGCTGGGCCATGCAGAGCTGCGCTACGGCTCCTGCACTCTCTACGTCTCCACCCTGCAGATGTACATCCTCCTACAGTTCAACCACCAAGCG GATGTATCTGTGGAGGCTCTTCAGCAGGCCACAGGCCTCTCCCCGACAATGCTGGCCCATGCTCTGTCTCCCCTCACAGCAGGGAAGGGCATTCTCACCCAAGACAGCCCTGACAACAATCTTGTGAAGG GAGTCCTGAGATTGAACAAAAAAGCTCAGTCTCAGAGTTTGGAAAACCACAGCTATTGCTACCTGCTGCCCAAGCAGACCTACCTGAATGTGGACGAGGATGCTGCCCGCTcgctggagaggaagaggaacttCATCTACTGCCTCATCATCCAGATCATGAAGGCTGAGAAAGAGATGCACATAGACAACCTGGTGTTCAGA GTGTTGGATACGTGTCAGAAGCGGGAGGCGACTCGTTCCCCGGGCTCAGTTCGTTTCAGCTGCAGCACTACAGACGTGCTGTCCTGCGTCATGCATGTCATCAGCAAGGGCTACATCAGGCGCAACGAGGACAGCCCCCACATCGTGGAGTTCCTGCCCGAGGACCCCTCCACTCCCCAGAAGGGCCAAGCGCATTTCTCCTTCAGCAAGGCTGAGCTGAAGAATACGCCCAGCAGCAGCAACGCTGACATCAG CCTGGAAGGCATCAGTGCAGCCCCTCCGAGTGCAGAAGATGGAGTCCTGGAGGCTGTCCTGTTGTCCATGGGCCGGACCATGAACCAGGAGGAAGTCCGGCAGCTGATGCAGCGCACCGTCCAGCAGGTGTCTGGCACTCTGAGTTTGGACCTGGACCGGGCTGAGCACCTGCTGGTCCACTGCAAGTGGAACGTGGACGTGCTGATCCAGCGCTACACAGACGACCCAGACTCCCTGGTTTTGGCTGCCGGGCTAAAGGGCCTGAACCCCCAGCCGCCCCCTAGCCCCGTGGCCAGCTGCCCCGTGTGCCTCATCTCCCAAACAGGGGAGGCAGAGCCTGCCCCCACCCTCTGCTGCATGCACTACTGCTGCCGG TCTTGCTGGCAGGAGTACCTCACGGCCAGGATTGAGCAGAACCTGGTGATGAACTGCAACTGTCCAATCACAGACTGCCGTGCGCAACCTACTTCTCAGTTCTTCTTCAACATCCTGACCGACAAAGACACCATCGCCAAG TATGAGAACGCGCTCCTCCGGGGCTACGTGGAGTGCTGCTCCAACCTGACCTGGTGCACCAACCCCCTGGGCTGTGACCAGATCTTGTGCAAGGAGAACATCGGCAGCATGGGAACCTGCTCAAAGTGCTGCTGGTCCTCCTGCTTTAGCTGCAACTTCCCAGAG GCTCACTACCCAGCCAGCTGCAGTCACATGTCCCAGTGGATGGACGATGGTGGCTACTACGAGGGCATGACCATGGAAGCCCAAAGTAAGCACCTTGCCAAACTCATCTCCAAACGCTGCCCCAGCTGccaggcccagatagagaagAATGAAGGCTGCCTTCA TATGACCTGTGCCAAATGTAACCATGGATTTTGCTGGAGGTGTCTCAAGCCATGGAAACCAACCCACAAAGACTACTACAACTGCTCAGCTATG GTGAGTAAAGCAGCAAGGCAGGAAAAGAAGTTCCAAGACTACAATGAGAGATGCACTTTCCACAACCAGGCCAAGGACTTCGCCATCAATCTGGAGAGCAAAGTCTCCTCCATCAATGAAGCCCTGCAAATGAAGTCATTGACGTTTGTTATTGATGCCTGCAAAGTACTCGCTCAAGCTCGCAAG GTGCTGGCCTACTCGTGTGTGTACAGCTACTACAACCAGGACACCGAGAAGATGGATGTGATGGAGCAGCAAATGGAAGCCCTGGAGCTTCACACCAATGCCCTACAGATTCTGCTGG aggagaCCCTGTTGCAGTGCACTGATCTAGCGTCCTGCGTACGTCTCCTGAAGCCTGAGCACCTCAACACTGGCTTGGAACTCATCCGCCGCATTCAGGAGCGTCTGGTGGCCATTCTTCAACACTCGACCCAG GACTTTCGAGTGGGCTACAACTCCAAAACGGGACAGGAACAGGAATCTGCTCAAGCTTCAAATCTCTCTAAGACCACAGATGCCAACAAAGC GGCTGGGGCCTCTGAGTCTGGTgactctgacaacaacaacaacaatgaggAGGAAGGTGGAGATGAGGCAGAGGAGGATGATGAGTATGACGATGAGGAAGTCCTCGAATGGCATGAAGATGACGAAGATGACATAGACGAGGATGACTTCTTCTCTGATGACGACGAGTCTGAAAACCTTGAGAGGGATTTCAGTCCTTTTGACTAA